From a region of the Fischerella sp. JS2 genome:
- the leuA gene encoding 2-isopropylmalate synthase: MLKNPATKYRPFAPISLSDRTWPSKTITHPPIWLSTDLRDGNQALIEPMNTQRKLRLFELLVSIGCKEIEVAFPSASQTEFDFVRYLIEQELIPDDVTIQVLTPAREELIRRTFAALKGAKRAIVHLYNATSVVFRRVVFGLDRLGTINLAVSAAKLFTKLAAEQPDINWQFQYSPEIFTATELDFAQEICNAVLDVWQPTPQHKAIVNLPASVEVATPNIFADQVEWMHRNLTPRDSVILSVHPHNDRGCAIAAAELAQMAGAERVEGCLFGNGERTGNVDLVTLAMNLYTQGIHPGLDFSQINEVARIIEDCTQLPIHPRHPYVGDLVFTAFSGSHQDAIKKGFAVQKPDAVWEVPYLPLDPADVGRTYESVVRVNSQSGKGGIAFLLERDYDLVLPRRLQIEFSQVVQKAMDASGKEMSSADIWQLFEQEYLQACTPLKYMTHHLSESGDYSGVQNISVRLQLHEKMTTLHGQGNGPIDAFVNALGLGVQIHHYEERSRNCGSNADAIAYVEIAGDLLQGSLHGVGIHSNIVTASILAILSAVNRALQRVNIEMQAEILKLYR, translated from the coding sequence GTGTTAAAGAATCCTGCTACAAAATATCGCCCATTTGCACCAATTAGTTTGAGCGATCGCACCTGGCCAAGTAAAACAATTACTCATCCCCCAATTTGGTTAAGTACTGATTTAAGAGATGGGAACCAGGCGTTGATTGAACCGATGAATACTCAGCGCAAGTTACGTCTGTTTGAGCTTTTGGTAAGCATTGGTTGTAAAGAAATAGAAGTCGCTTTTCCTTCCGCTTCACAAACCGAGTTTGATTTTGTTCGATATTTGATAGAACAGGAATTAATTCCTGATGATGTTACGATTCAAGTTTTAACACCAGCTAGAGAAGAATTAATTCGTCGCACCTTTGCAGCTTTAAAGGGAGCAAAACGAGCGATCGTGCATTTGTATAATGCTACTTCTGTTGTATTTCGTCGCGTTGTTTTTGGTTTAGATCGTCTAGGAACAATTAATTTGGCTGTTTCGGCAGCCAAACTATTTACAAAGTTGGCAGCAGAACAACCAGATATAAACTGGCAATTTCAATATTCACCCGAAATCTTTACAGCCACAGAATTAGACTTTGCTCAAGAAATCTGCAATGCTGTTTTAGATGTCTGGCAACCCACACCACAGCATAAAGCTATTGTCAATCTACCTGCAAGTGTCGAAGTCGCCACGCCAAATATATTTGCCGATCAAGTAGAGTGGATGCATCGCAATTTAACTCCTAGAGATAGCGTGATTCTCAGTGTTCATCCCCATAATGATCGCGGTTGTGCAATTGCAGCAGCAGAACTTGCCCAAATGGCAGGTGCAGAAAGAGTTGAAGGCTGTTTATTTGGCAATGGCGAACGTACTGGCAATGTAGATTTAGTCACCCTGGCAATGAATCTCTATACTCAAGGCATCCATCCTGGGTTAGATTTTTCCCAGATCAACGAAGTAGCGAGAATCATCGAAGATTGCACGCAATTACCTATTCATCCTCGTCATCCCTACGTCGGTGATTTGGTATTTACTGCTTTTTCCGGTTCCCATCAAGACGCTATTAAAAAAGGCTTTGCTGTCCAAAAACCAGACGCAGTGTGGGAAGTTCCATATCTACCCCTCGATCCAGCAGATGTAGGACGCACCTATGAATCTGTGGTACGGGTGAATAGCCAATCAGGAAAAGGTGGGATCGCCTTCTTGTTGGAACGGGATTATGATTTAGTGTTGCCTCGCCGCTTGCAGATAGAGTTTAGTCAGGTTGTACAAAAGGCAATGGATGCTTCTGGGAAGGAAATGTCTTCTGCTGATATTTGGCAGCTATTTGAGCAAGAGTATTTGCAAGCTTGTACGCCACTGAAGTATATGACTCATCACTTATCTGAAAGTGGTGATTACAGTGGAGTGCAAAATATTTCAGTTAGATTGCAACTGCATGAGAAAATGACCACACTTCACGGTCAAGGTAATGGGCCTATTGACGCATTTGTCAATGCTTTGGGTTTGGGTGTGCAAATTCATCATTACGAAGAGCGATCGCGCAATTGTGGTAGTAACGCAGATGCGATCGCCTATGTTGAAATTGCAGGTGATTTGCTGCAAGGTTCATTGCACGGTGTAGGTATCCATTCTAATATTGTCACTGCTTCGATATTGGCAATATTAAGTGCAGTTAATCGGGCATTACAGCGTGTAAATATAGAAATGCAAGCAGAGATACTAAAGTTGTACAGGTAA